In Rheinheimera sp. MM224, one DNA window encodes the following:
- the ribD gene encoding bifunctional diaminohydroxyphosphoribosylaminopyrimidine deaminase/5-amino-6-(5-phosphoribosylamino)uracil reductase RibD has product MSFTELDHHYMTRAIELASKGRFTTAPNPNVGSVIVRDGEIVGEGYHRQAGGPHAEVFALRQAEHFASGATCYVTLEPCSHYGRTGPCALALVNAGVKKVIVAMLDPNPLVAGRGIQILQDAGIEVQVGLLEDQARALNPGFLSRMERQKPYIRLKLATSLDGRIALSNGKSQWISSAQSRSDVQLMRAQTHAILSTATTVLADNARLTVRSEGLAIPSLDDGSVRQPIRVILDRSLKLTGQELLFSQNGPIVLVHDKQFKPAFEHPHLRFIALDADESGLNLNELMPVLAAENINDLWVEAGAVLAGSLWQAGLVDELIVYQAPVLLGDKAKAMLQLPDYSELCEAQHFVWTSVEKLGPDLKLTARLEPCLPE; this is encoded by the coding sequence GTGAGTTTTACTGAACTCGATCATCATTATATGACGCGTGCCATAGAACTTGCCTCTAAAGGCCGTTTTACCACTGCACCTAACCCAAATGTCGGCTCTGTCATAGTCCGGGATGGCGAGATAGTAGGTGAAGGTTATCATCGTCAGGCTGGTGGTCCACATGCTGAGGTGTTCGCCTTGCGTCAGGCGGAGCATTTTGCTTCAGGTGCCACCTGTTATGTCACTTTAGAGCCTTGCAGTCATTATGGCCGCACTGGGCCTTGTGCTTTGGCGCTGGTGAATGCCGGTGTGAAAAAAGTCATAGTAGCTATGCTGGATCCTAATCCTTTAGTGGCTGGGCGTGGCATTCAGATCCTGCAAGATGCAGGCATTGAAGTGCAGGTTGGTTTGCTTGAAGATCAAGCCCGTGCATTAAATCCTGGCTTTTTAAGCCGGATGGAGCGGCAAAAACCTTATATCCGGCTTAAACTTGCCACCAGTCTGGATGGGCGTATTGCGCTTTCCAACGGCAAAAGCCAATGGATAAGCTCGGCGCAGTCCCGTTCTGACGTGCAGCTGATGCGAGCTCAGACTCATGCCATTTTATCGACTGCTACTACTGTGCTTGCTGACAATGCCCGTTTAACAGTGCGCTCTGAAGGACTGGCCATACCGTCTTTGGACGATGGCTCTGTGCGTCAGCCAATACGGGTGATTTTGGACCGCAGCCTTAAATTAACAGGCCAGGAGCTTTTGTTTTCACAAAATGGCCCCATAGTGCTGGTGCATGACAAACAATTCAAACCTGCATTTGAGCATCCGCACCTTCGTTTTATTGCGCTGGATGCCGATGAGTCAGGACTGAATTTAAACGAATTAATGCCTGTATTAGCCGCAGAAAACATCAACGACCTGTGGGTTGAAGCCGGGGCTGTACTGGCTGGTTCTTTGTGGCAGGCAGGGTTGGTGGATGAACTGATTGTTTATCAGGCGCCCGTGCTTTTGGGTGATAAAGCCAAAGCCATGCTGCAGTTACCTGACTATAGTGAGCTTTGTGAAGCTCAGCACTTTGTATGGACTTCAGTTGAAAAACTGGGGCCTGATTTAAAATTAACAGCAAGGTTAGAGCCATGTTTACCGGAATAA
- the nrdR gene encoding transcriptional regulator NrdR, translated as MFCPFCRADDTKVIDSRLVADGSQVKRRRECGACHERFTTFEAAELVMPRIVKRDGSREPYNEAKLRSGVMRSLEKRPVPTEQIESLISKVESLLRATGEREVPSQMLGTLIMDELVKLDKVAYVRFASVYRSFKDIREFGEEIARLGDN; from the coding sequence GTGTTTTGTCCTTTTTGTCGTGCCGACGATACCAAAGTTATAGACTCCCGCTTAGTCGCGGATGGGTCTCAAGTAAAAAGACGACGTGAATGTGGCGCCTGCCATGAACGTTTTACCACTTTTGAGGCTGCCGAACTGGTGATGCCCCGTATTGTAAAACGCGATGGCTCCCGCGAGCCTTATAACGAGGCTAAGTTGCGCAGTGGCGTGATGCGTTCACTGGAAAAACGTCCTGTCCCTACAGAACAGATTGAATCTCTGATCAGCAAAGTGGAAAGCTTATTACGCGCCACGGGCGAGCGCGAAGTGCCAAGCCAAATGCTGGGTACTCTGATTATGGATGAGCTGGTGAAACTCGATAAAGTGGCGTACGTGCGTTTTGCTTCCGTCTACCGCTCCTTTAAAGATATCCGTGAGTTTGGCGAAGAGATTGCCCGGCTTGGAGACAACTAA